Proteins co-encoded in one Pseudomonas beijingensis genomic window:
- the mqo gene encoding malate dehydrogenase (quinone) — MLKKTHTALLGLAMAMGLATTHAAEPKKVDVLLIGGGIMSSTLGVWLNELEPGWTMEMVERLDGVAEESSNGWNNAGTGHSALAELNYTPEDKNGKVDISKAIEINEAFQISRQFWSWQVKNGVLKNPRSFINSTPHMSFLWGDENIAFLKKRYEALQASPLFAGMQYSEDREQISKWVPLMMQGRDPSQKVAATWSPLGTDVNFGEITRQFAAYLQTKPNFSLKLSSEVEEITRNEDGTWRVSYKNLKDGTETETDAKFVFIGAGGGALHLLQKSDIPEAREYAGFPVGGSFLVTENPTVAQLHLAKAYGKASVGAPPMSVPHLDTRVLDGKRVILFGPFATFSTKFLKNGSYFDLLTSTTTHNVWPMTKVGIEQYPLVEYLAGQLMLSDEDRFNALKEYFPEAKQEDWRLWQAGQRVQIIKRDEEKGGVLKLGTEVVASQDGSIAGLLGASPGASTAAPIMLTVLEKVFKDKVASPAWQEKLRQIVPSYGTKLNESPERVAQEWAYTSEVLQLDPPPAIGKPGAPAAPAKPGPAPEANPAADMAL; from the coding sequence ATGTTGAAGAAAACACACACGGCGCTACTGGGCCTGGCGATGGCGATGGGTCTTGCGACCACGCACGCCGCCGAGCCAAAAAAAGTGGATGTCTTGCTCATCGGTGGGGGCATCATGAGCTCGACACTCGGCGTCTGGCTCAATGAGCTGGAGCCGGGCTGGACCATGGAAATGGTCGAGCGCCTGGACGGTGTTGCCGAAGAGAGCTCCAACGGCTGGAACAATGCCGGTACCGGTCACTCTGCGCTGGCCGAACTGAACTACACGCCGGAAGACAAGAACGGCAAGGTTGATATCTCCAAGGCCATCGAAATCAACGAAGCCTTCCAGATCTCCCGCCAGTTCTGGTCCTGGCAGGTCAAGAACGGCGTGTTGAAGAACCCGCGTTCGTTCATCAACTCCACCCCGCACATGAGCTTTTTGTGGGGCGACGAGAACATCGCGTTCCTGAAGAAGCGCTACGAAGCCCTCCAGGCCAGCCCGTTGTTCGCCGGCATGCAGTATTCCGAAGATCGCGAGCAAATCAGCAAGTGGGTTCCGCTGATGATGCAAGGGCGTGACCCGAGCCAGAAAGTCGCGGCTACCTGGAGTCCCCTGGGTACTGACGTGAACTTCGGCGAAATCACTCGTCAATTCGCGGCTTACCTGCAAACCAAGCCGAACTTCTCCCTCAAGCTGTCCAGCGAAGTGGAAGAGATTACCCGCAACGAAGACGGTACCTGGCGCGTTTCGTACAAGAACCTGAAAGACGGTACCGAAACCGAGACCGACGCCAAGTTCGTGTTCATCGGCGCTGGTGGCGGTGCGTTGCACCTGCTGCAGAAGTCCGACATCCCGGAAGCGCGTGAATACGCAGGTTTCCCGGTGGGTGGTTCGTTCCTGGTCACCGAAAACCCGACCGTCGCCCAACTGCACCTGGCGAAGGCGTATGGCAAGGCTTCGGTGGGCGCTCCGCCGATGTCGGTTCCACACCTGGACACCCGTGTGCTCGATGGCAAGCGCGTGATCCTGTTTGGCCCGTTCGCAACGTTCTCCACCAAATTCCTGAAGAACGGTTCGTACTTCGACCTGCTGACCAGCACCACCACCCACAACGTGTGGCCGATGACCAAGGTCGGTATCGAACAGTACCCATTGGTCGAATACCTGGCCGGCCAGCTGATGCTGTCGGATGAAGACCGCTTCAACGCCCTGAAAGAGTACTTCCCGGAGGCCAAGCAAGAAGACTGGCGCCTGTGGCAGGCCGGCCAGCGCGTGCAGATCATCAAGCGTGACGAAGAGAAGGGCGGCGTCCTGAAACTCGGCACCGAAGTGGTCGCGTCCCAGGACGGCAGCATCGCCGGCCTGCTGGGTGCCTCGCCTGGCGCCTCGACCGCTGCACCGATCATGCTGACCGTGCTTGAGAAGGTCTTCAAGGACAAGGTCGCAAGCCCAGCCTGGCAGGAAAAACTGCGCCAGATCGTGCCGAGCTACGGCACCAAGCTCAACGAAAGCCCTGAGCGCGTAGCCCAGGAATGGGCGTACACCAGCGAGGTCCTGCAACTGGACCCGCCACCGGCGATCGGCAAGCCAGGCGCCCCAGCGGCACCGGCCAAGCCGGGCCCAGCCCCTGAGGCCAACCCAGCGGCTGACATGGCGCTGTAA
- a CDS encoding hybrid sensor histidine kinase/response regulator, protein MAKPSDEQQKALEGLLGLGNHSTRKSHYPELTARLDELEQARRHLQQLNDQLEQRVAERTDALLEANHNLQQQIAQRELVEQQLRDARDVAQAANRSKDKYLAAASHDLLQPLNAARLLIATLRERQLPAAEHVLVERTHQALEGAEDLLTDLLDISRLDQAAVKPDLAPYRLDELLGPLVSEFQSVAGAAGLELRARFGDEAVLTDLRLISRILRNLLSNACRYTDQGGILLAARRRGGRLSLEVWDTGRGIAADCLESIFLEFNQLDVGRAADRKGVGLGLAIVERIAHILGYRVQVRSRPGRGSVFSIVVPLSDEKPLPMALAPVQAVAGNPLPGRRLLVIDNELSILQSMAALLGQWGCDVLTATDEAGALDVLQGRAPELILADFHLDHGVVGCEVVKHLREHFHQAIPAVIITADRSDQCRRALRKLDAPLLNKPVKPGKLRAVLSQMLG, encoded by the coding sequence ATGGCGAAGCCCTCTGACGAGCAGCAAAAAGCCCTGGAGGGGCTGCTGGGACTGGGCAATCACTCGACGCGCAAGAGTCACTATCCGGAGCTGACGGCGCGCCTCGATGAGCTGGAACAGGCCCGGCGACACCTGCAACAGCTCAATGACCAACTGGAGCAGCGGGTGGCCGAGCGCACCGATGCGCTGTTGGAAGCCAACCACAACCTGCAGCAGCAGATTGCTCAGCGCGAGCTGGTTGAACAGCAATTACGCGACGCTCGGGACGTCGCCCAGGCCGCCAACCGCAGCAAGGACAAATACCTGGCCGCCGCCAGCCATGATCTGTTGCAGCCCCTCAACGCGGCCCGTCTGCTGATCGCCACGTTGCGTGAGCGCCAACTGCCTGCCGCCGAGCACGTGCTGGTGGAACGCACCCACCAGGCGCTCGAAGGCGCCGAAGACCTGCTCACCGACCTGTTGGACATTTCCCGGCTGGACCAGGCAGCGGTCAAGCCCGACCTGGCGCCATATAGGCTGGATGAGTTGCTGGGGCCACTGGTATCGGAGTTTCAATCGGTGGCCGGTGCCGCCGGGTTGGAGCTGCGGGCGCGGTTTGGTGACGAAGCGGTGCTGACCGACCTGCGGTTGATCAGCCGTATCCTGCGCAACCTGCTGAGCAATGCCTGCCGCTATACCGACCAGGGTGGCATTCTCCTGGCGGCCCGGCGGCGGGGAGGGCGCTTGAGCCTGGAAGTCTGGGACACGGGGCGCGGCATCGCAGCCGATTGCCTGGAGTCGATTTTCCTCGAATTCAACCAACTGGACGTCGGCCGGGCGGCGGATCGCAAGGGCGTGGGCCTGGGGTTGGCGATTGTCGAACGCATCGCCCATATCCTCGGCTATCGGGTGCAGGTGCGTTCGCGACCGGGGCGAGGCTCGGTGTTCAGTATCGTGGTGCCGCTGTCGGATGAAAAACCGCTGCCCATGGCGCTGGCCCCGGTACAGGCGGTCGCCGGCAACCCGCTGCCGGGGCGGCGCTTGTTGGTGATCGACAATGAGCTGAGCATCCTGCAAAGCATGGCCGCGCTGTTGGGGCAGTGGGGCTGCGACGTGTTGACCGCCACCGACGAGGCGGGTGCCCTTGACGTGCTGCAAGGCCGTGCGCCGGAGCTGATCCTGGCGGATTTTCACCTGGATCATGGGGTCGTGGGCTGTGAAGTGGTCAAGCACCTGCGCGAGCATTTCCACCAGGCGATCCCGGCGGTGATCATCACCGCCGACCGCAGCGACCAGTGCCGCCGCGCCCTGCGCAAGCTGGATGCACCGCTGCTCAACAAACCGGTCAAGCCTGGCAAGTTGCGGGCGGTGTTGAGTCAGATGCTTGGGTAG
- the ercA gene encoding alcohol dehydrogenase-like regulatory protein ErcA: MSLSPLRKFVSPEIMFGAGCRHNVGNYAKTFGARKVLIVTDPGVIAAGWVADVEASLQAQGIDYCIYSAVSPNPRVEEVMLGADLYRENHCDVIVAVGGGSPMDCGKGIGIVVAHGRNILEFEGVDTLNVPSPPLILIPTTAGTSADVSQFVIISNQQERMKFSIVSKAAVPDVSLIDPETTLSMDPFLSACTGIDALVHAIEAFVSTGHGPLTDPHALEAMRLINGNLVQMIANPADIALREKIMLGSMQAGLAFSNAILGAVHAMSHSLGGFLDLPHGLCNAVLVEHVVAFNYNSAPERFKVIAETLGIDCRGLNHQQIRGRLVEHLIALKHTIGFHETLGLHGVSTSDIPFLSQHAMHDPCILTNPRESSQRDVEVVYGEAL; encoded by the coding sequence ATGAGCCTCAGCCCGCTGCGCAAGTTCGTTTCTCCTGAAATCATGTTCGGTGCCGGTTGTCGGCACAATGTCGGCAACTACGCCAAGACCTTCGGCGCACGCAAAGTGCTGATCGTCACCGACCCCGGGGTCATCGCCGCCGGTTGGGTGGCGGACGTCGAAGCCAGCCTCCAGGCCCAAGGTATCGATTACTGCATCTACAGCGCGGTCTCGCCCAATCCGCGGGTCGAGGAAGTGATGCTCGGGGCCGACCTGTACCGGGAAAACCATTGCGATGTCATCGTCGCGGTGGGCGGTGGTAGCCCGATGGATTGCGGCAAAGGCATCGGCATTGTCGTTGCCCACGGCCGCAACATTCTCGAGTTCGAAGGTGTCGATACCCTGAACGTGCCCAGCCCGCCGCTGATCCTGATTCCCACGACGGCGGGGACGTCGGCTGACGTGTCGCAGTTCGTGATCATCTCCAACCAGCAAGAACGCATGAAGTTCTCCATCGTCAGCAAGGCGGCGGTGCCGGACGTGTCGCTGATCGATCCGGAAACCACCCTGAGCATGGACCCGTTCCTGTCCGCCTGTACCGGCATCGATGCGCTGGTGCATGCCATCGAGGCCTTCGTGTCCACCGGTCACGGCCCGTTGACCGACCCCCATGCACTGGAAGCCATGCGCCTGATCAATGGCAACCTGGTGCAGATGATCGCCAACCCGGCGGACATCGCCCTGCGGGAAAAAATCATGCTGGGCAGCATGCAGGCCGGGCTGGCGTTCTCCAACGCGATCCTCGGGGCTGTGCACGCGATGTCCCACAGCCTGGGCGGTTTCCTCGATTTGCCCCATGGCCTGTGCAACGCGGTACTGGTGGAGCACGTGGTGGCGTTCAACTACAACTCGGCACCGGAGCGTTTCAAGGTGATAGCCGAGACCCTGGGCATCGATTGCCGAGGGCTCAACCACCAGCAGATCCGCGGCCGCCTGGTGGAGCACCTGATTGCCCTCAAGCACACCATTGGCTTCCACGAGACCCTGGGCCTGCACGGCGTGAGCACCTCGGACATTCCGTTCCTGTCGCAACATGCGATGCACGACCCGTGCATCCTCACCAATCCTCGGGAGTCGAGCCAGCGGGATGTCGAGGTCGTCTATGGCGAAGCCCTCTGA
- the pqqA gene encoding pyrroloquinoline quinone precursor peptide PqqA, which yields MWTKPAYTDLRIGFEVTMYFANR from the coding sequence ATGTGGACTAAACCCGCGTACACCGACCTGCGTATCGGCTTTGAAGTGACGATGTACTTCGCTAACCGATGA
- the exaC gene encoding acetaldehyde dehydrogenase ExaC, translating to MIYAQPGTPGAVVSFKPRYGNFIGGEFVAPVNGEYFTNTSPVNGEVIAEFPRSSAADIDKALDAAHAAADAWGKTSVQDRSLVLLKIADRIEQNLEILAVSETWDNGKAVRETLNADVPLSADHFRYFAGCIRAQEGGAAEINELTTAYHFHEPLGVVGQIIPWNFPLLMAAWKLAPALAAGNCIVLKPAEQTPLSITVFIELIADLLPPGVLNIVHGFGREAGEALATSKRIAKIAFTGSTPVGSHIMKCAAENIIPSTVELGGKSPNIFFEDIMQAEPAFIEKAAEGLVLAFFNQGEVCTCPSRALVQESIYESFMAVVMKKIAKIKRGDPLDTETMVGAQASQQQFDKILSYLEIAQQEGAELLTGGAAERLEGDLSSGYYIQPTLLKGHNKMRVFQEEIFGPVVGVTTFKDEAEALAIANDTEFGLGAGLWTRDINRAYRMGRAIKAGRVWTNCYHLYPAHAAFGGYKKSGVGRETHKMMLDHYQQTKNLLVSYDINPLGFF from the coding sequence ATGATCTACGCACAACCCGGAACCCCAGGCGCCGTCGTTTCCTTCAAACCGCGCTATGGCAATTTCATCGGCGGCGAATTCGTCGCGCCGGTCAACGGCGAGTACTTCACCAACACGTCCCCGGTCAACGGCGAAGTCATTGCCGAATTCCCGCGTTCCAGCGCCGCCGACATCGACAAGGCACTGGATGCCGCCCATGCCGCCGCCGACGCCTGGGGCAAGACCTCGGTGCAGGACCGTTCCCTGGTGTTGTTGAAAATCGCCGACCGCATCGAGCAGAACCTGGAAATCCTCGCCGTCAGCGAAACCTGGGACAACGGCAAAGCCGTACGCGAAACCCTCAATGCCGACGTGCCGCTGTCGGCCGACCATTTCCGTTACTTCGCTGGCTGCATCCGCGCCCAAGAGGGTGGGGCGGCCGAGATCAACGAACTGACCACGGCCTATCATTTCCACGAGCCGCTGGGCGTGGTCGGGCAGATCATCCCGTGGAACTTCCCGCTGCTGATGGCGGCCTGGAAACTCGCCCCGGCCCTGGCTGCGGGGAACTGCATCGTGCTCAAGCCGGCGGAGCAAACACCGCTGTCGATCACGGTCTTCATCGAGCTGATCGCCGACCTGCTGCCACCCGGGGTGTTGAACATCGTCCATGGTTTCGGTCGCGAAGCTGGTGAAGCCCTGGCCACCAGCAAGCGTATCGCCAAGATCGCCTTTACCGGATCCACGCCGGTGGGTTCGCACATCATGAAGTGTGCGGCCGAGAACATCATCCCGTCCACCGTGGAACTGGGCGGCAAGTCGCCGAACATCTTCTTCGAAGACATCATGCAAGCCGAACCTGCCTTCATTGAAAAGGCCGCCGAAGGCCTGGTGCTGGCGTTCTTCAACCAGGGCGAAGTCTGCACCTGCCCGTCCCGGGCGCTGGTGCAGGAGTCGATCTACGAATCGTTCATGGCCGTGGTCATGAAGAAGATCGCCAAGATCAAGCGCGGCGACCCGCTGGACACCGAGACCATGGTTGGCGCCCAGGCGTCCCAGCAGCAATTCGACAAGATCCTGTCGTACCTTGAAATTGCCCAGCAAGAGGGCGCCGAACTGCTCACCGGCGGTGCTGCCGAGCGACTCGAGGGTGATTTGTCGAGCGGCTATTACATCCAGCCGACCCTGCTCAAGGGCCACAACAAAATGCGCGTGTTCCAGGAAGAGATCTTCGGCCCGGTGGTGGGTGTGACCACCTTCAAGGACGAAGCCGAAGCCCTGGCGATCGCCAACGACACCGAGTTCGGCCTGGGTGCCGGCCTGTGGACCCGCGACATCAACCGCGCCTACCGTATGGGCCGGGCGATCAAGGCCGGTCGTGTGTGGACCAACTGCTACCACCTGTACCCGGCCCATGCCGCGTTCGGTGGCTACAAGAAGTCCGGCGTGGGGCGTGAAACCCACAAGATGATGCTCGACCACTACCAGCAGACCAAGAACCTGCTGGTGAGCTACGACATCAATCCGTTGGGGTTCTTCTAA
- a CDS encoding PQQ-dependent methanol/ethanol family dehydrogenase, giving the protein MSHPARRQPFAVSLLLSAMLLSGSALAAVTDQEILQDPKNPQQVVTNGLGVQGQRYSPLDTLNVNNIKDLRPVWAFSFGGEKQRGQQAQPMIKDGVMYLTGSYSRVFAVDARTGKKLWQYDARLPDDIRPCCDVINRGVALYGDLVFFGTLDAKLVALNKDTGKVVWSKKVADHKEGYSISAAPMVVNGKLITGVAGGEFGVVGQISAYDPKNGELLWTRPTVEGHMGYVYKDGKAVENGISGGEAGKTWPGDLWKTGGAAPWLGGYYDPETNLLLFGTGNPAPWNSHLRPGDNLYSSSRLALNPDDGSIKWHFQSTPHDGWDYDGVNELISFNYKEGGKDIKAAATADRNGFFYVLDRTNGKFIRGFPFVDKITWATGLDKEGRPIYNEASRPGAPGSEAKGSSVFVAPAFLGAKNWMPMAYNQDTGLFYVPSNEWGMDIWNEGIAYKKGAAFLGAGFTIKPLNEDYIGVLRAIDPKTGKEVWRHKNFAPLWGGVLTTKGNLVFTGTPEGFLQAFNAKTGEKVWEFQTGSGVLGSPITWEMDGEQYISVVSGWGGAVPLWGGEVAKRVKDFNQGGMLWTFKLPKELVAKR; this is encoded by the coding sequence ATGAGTCATCCCGCACGTCGCCAACCCTTCGCCGTGAGCCTGCTGCTCAGTGCCATGCTGCTGTCCGGTTCGGCCCTTGCAGCCGTGACCGATCAGGAAATTCTCCAGGACCCGAAAAACCCGCAGCAGGTCGTGACCAACGGCCTGGGCGTCCAGGGCCAGCGCTACAGCCCGCTCGATACCCTCAATGTCAATAACATCAAGGACCTGCGGCCGGTCTGGGCGTTCTCCTTCGGCGGCGAAAAGCAGCGTGGCCAGCAGGCCCAGCCGATGATCAAGGACGGGGTGATGTACCTCACCGGTTCCTATTCGCGGGTGTTTGCGGTGGATGCGCGCACCGGCAAGAAGCTGTGGCAATACGATGCGCGCCTGCCCGATGACATTCGCCCTTGCTGCGACGTGATCAACCGCGGCGTGGCCTTGTATGGCGACCTGGTGTTCTTCGGCACCCTCGACGCGAAACTGGTGGCTTTGAACAAGGACACTGGCAAGGTGGTGTGGAGCAAGAAGGTGGCCGACCACAAGGAAGGTTATTCCATCAGCGCCGCACCCATGGTGGTGAACGGCAAGCTGATTACCGGGGTGGCCGGGGGCGAGTTCGGTGTGGTCGGCCAGATCAGCGCCTACGACCCGAAAAATGGCGAACTGCTGTGGACCCGTCCGACCGTGGAAGGCCACATGGGCTACGTCTACAAGGACGGCAAGGCGGTCGAGAATGGTATCTCCGGTGGCGAGGCCGGCAAGACCTGGCCGGGCGATCTGTGGAAAACCGGCGGTGCCGCGCCTTGGCTGGGTGGCTACTACGACCCGGAAACCAACCTGCTGCTGTTCGGCACCGGCAACCCGGCGCCCTGGAACTCCCACCTGCGCCCTGGCGACAACCTCTATTCGTCGTCGCGCCTGGCCCTGAATCCTGATGACGGCAGCATCAAATGGCACTTCCAGAGCACGCCTCATGACGGCTGGGATTATGACGGCGTCAACGAACTGATCTCGTTCAATTACAAGGAAGGCGGCAAGGACATCAAGGCGGCGGCGACCGCTGACCGTAACGGCTTCTTCTACGTGCTCGACCGCACCAACGGTAAATTCATCCGCGGTTTCCCGTTTGTCGACAAGATCACCTGGGCCACTGGCCTAGACAAGGAAGGGCGGCCGATCTACAACGAGGCCAGCCGTCCGGGCGCGCCGGGCAGCGAAGCCAAGGGCAGCTCGGTGTTCGTCGCACCGGCCTTCCTCGGCGCGAAAAACTGGATGCCGATGGCCTACAACCAGGACACTGGGTTGTTCTACGTGCCGTCCAACGAATGGGGCATGGACATCTGGAACGAAGGCATCGCCTACAAGAAAGGTGCGGCGTTCCTCGGGGCCGGTTTCACCATCAAGCCGCTGAACGAGGACTACATTGGCGTGCTGCGGGCCATCGACCCCAAGACCGGCAAGGAAGTCTGGCGCCACAAGAACTTCGCGCCGCTGTGGGGCGGGGTCCTGACCACCAAGGGCAACCTGGTGTTCACCGGCACGCCTGAAGGGTTCCTGCAGGCGTTCAACGCCAAGACTGGGGAAAAGGTCTGGGAATTCCAGACCGGCTCCGGCGTGCTCGGCTCCCCCATCACCTGGGAAATGGACGGCGAGCAATACATCTCCGTGGTTTCCGGCTGGGGCGGCGCGGTACCGCTGTGGGGCGGCGAGGTGGCCAAGCGCGTGAAAGACTTCAACCAGGGCGGCATGCTCTGGACCTTCAAGTTGCCGAAAGAGTTGGTGGCCAAGCGCTGA
- a CDS encoding quinoprotein relay system zinc metallohydrolase 1, with product MRWLLLICLGLCLPAWSATEYSLKPRQIAEGTWLLEGSTENFAKANGGNIVNTAFIVTDVGVVVIDTGPSKRYGEALRQAVAATTDKPVIQVLLTHHHPDHVLGNQAFSDVPIGALAGTTDLLRQQGDALAENMYRLVGDWMRGTEVVLPTQALAAGTLTVGNHSLRLLQLAGHTGADLAILDETTGVLFAGDLVFYERALTTPNSPGLEVWLNDLDTLQALPWKQIVPGHGPVATNARPFSQMRDYLGWLDQLMRDGAARGDDMAEMIRSPIPERFAGISLSRYELIRSVSHLYPRYERAGMKRVDTQPE from the coding sequence ATGCGCTGGCTGTTACTGATCTGTCTTGGCCTGTGCCTGCCGGCATGGTCCGCCACCGAGTATTCACTCAAGCCCCGGCAGATCGCCGAAGGCACCTGGCTGCTGGAAGGCAGCACCGAGAACTTTGCCAAGGCCAACGGCGGCAATATCGTCAATACGGCGTTCATCGTCACCGATGTCGGTGTGGTGGTGATCGACACCGGGCCGTCGAAGCGCTACGGCGAGGCGCTGCGCCAGGCCGTTGCGGCGACCACCGATAAGCCGGTCATCCAGGTCTTGCTGACCCATCATCACCCCGACCATGTATTGGGCAACCAGGCGTTCAGCGACGTGCCCATCGGTGCCTTGGCGGGCACCACCGATCTGCTGCGACAACAGGGTGATGCGCTGGCGGAAAACATGTATCGGCTGGTGGGCGATTGGATGCGTGGCACTGAAGTGGTATTGCCGACCCAGGCGCTGGCGGCCGGGACGCTGACGGTGGGCAATCACTCGTTGCGCTTGTTGCAACTGGCCGGGCACACCGGGGCCGACCTGGCGATTCTCGACGAAACCACCGGCGTGCTGTTCGCCGGCGACCTGGTGTTCTACGAGCGCGCCCTGACAACCCCCAACAGCCCGGGGCTGGAGGTCTGGCTCAACGACCTGGACACCTTGCAGGCGTTGCCCTGGAAGCAGATCGTGCCCGGCCATGGCCCGGTTGCGACCAACGCCCGGCCTTTCTCGCAGATGCGCGACTACCTGGGCTGGCTCGACCAACTGATGCGCGACGGCGCGGCGCGGGGCGACGACATGGCCGAGATGATCCGCAGCCCCATCCCCGAGCGTTTTGCCGGGATCAGTTTGAGTCGCTATGAGTTGATTCGAAGTGTCAGTCATCTTTACCCGCGGTATGAGCGGGCGGGGATGAAGCGGGTGGACACCCAACCCGAATGA
- a CDS encoding quinoprotein dehydrogenase-associated SoxYZ-like carrier has product MNWRAYGLLLWCLPWLAMAVEPGKDPVPSVMWAFYHKQLLGDAPFVFDDRVRLLAPPFAEDARQVPLEIDARAFTGDVVRVLAWAELNPLPKIVDFQPGERVLPWLSIRIRIEQATPLRAAVQTRDGLWHVGSTLIDAAGGGCTAPSVVRTQPGWEEHLGEVLGGRYPRGDSSRLRLQIAHPMDNGLVSGIPEFFINQAQLLDADGQVLARLELFPAVSENPNLGFDIQGLGQTRLVLRDNSGNAFEAAIP; this is encoded by the coding sequence ATGAACTGGCGAGCGTATGGCCTGCTGTTGTGGTGCCTGCCGTGGCTGGCGATGGCGGTCGAGCCAGGGAAGGATCCGGTGCCGTCGGTGATGTGGGCCTTTTATCACAAACAATTGCTGGGGGACGCGCCGTTCGTGTTCGACGACCGGGTGCGACTGCTGGCGCCACCCTTTGCCGAAGACGCGCGCCAGGTGCCGCTGGAAATCGATGCCCGGGCATTTACTGGCGACGTTGTGCGGGTGCTGGCCTGGGCGGAGCTGAACCCGTTGCCGAAAATCGTCGACTTCCAACCGGGGGAGCGGGTGCTGCCCTGGCTGTCGATCCGCATTCGCATCGAACAGGCCACGCCGTTGCGCGCCGCCGTGCAGACCCGCGATGGCCTGTGGCACGTCGGTTCGACCTTGATCGACGCGGCGGGTGGTGGCTGCACTGCGCCCAGCGTGGTGCGCACCCAGCCGGGTTGGGAGGAACACTTGGGCGAGGTGCTGGGCGGTCGTTATCCGCGAGGGGATTCGAGTCGCTTGCGCCTGCAAATTGCCCATCCGATGGACAACGGCCTGGTGAGCGGCATCCCGGAGTTCTTCATCAACCAGGCGCAACTGCTGGACGCTGACGGTCAGGTGTTGGCGCGCCTGGAGCTGTTCCCGGCGGTCAGCGAAAACCCCAACCTGGGCTTCGACATCCAAGGCCTGGGACAGACCCGCCTGGTGCTGCGCGACAACAGTGGCAACGCGTTCGAGGCGGCCATTCCCTGA
- a CDS encoding substrate-binding periplasmic protein, with product MRLFAWVICSLLLCVQAVQAQVRSYDQMIAAGELKVAVYKDFAPYSFEDQGQPRGVDVELAQALAKAMGVRLKLMWAPPGEKLDDDLRDYIWRSSPLHDRQLADLMMRVPYDHDYVQKRNDIGELENAQVVMFGPYQQECWQVAYDRRRLDSVGSVAVFQQHPIGVEVDSVPSFYLTSVFNGMLSARTRHYPSVAKAFGAMQAGEVDAVMAMRGEVDWQVHEAADPQLALAENAYPNMGKQRWEIGMAVHESNRQLAYAVEEALEGLIRDGSLKAMYARYGLRYEVPEMYQ from the coding sequence ATGCGCCTGTTCGCGTGGGTAATCTGCAGCCTGCTGCTATGTGTCCAGGCGGTGCAGGCGCAGGTGCGCAGCTACGACCAGATGATCGCCGCTGGTGAGTTGAAGGTCGCGGTTTACAAGGACTTCGCTCCCTACAGTTTTGAAGACCAGGGCCAGCCCCGGGGTGTTGATGTTGAATTGGCGCAGGCTTTGGCCAAGGCCATGGGCGTGCGTCTGAAACTGATGTGGGCACCGCCCGGCGAGAAGCTCGATGACGATCTACGCGACTACATCTGGCGCAGCAGCCCGCTGCACGACCGACAACTGGCCGACTTGATGATGCGTGTGCCGTACGATCACGACTACGTGCAAAAACGCAACGATATCGGTGAGCTGGAAAATGCCCAGGTGGTGATGTTCGGGCCTTATCAGCAGGAGTGCTGGCAGGTCGCGTATGACCGTCGTCGACTGGATTCGGTGGGCAGCGTCGCGGTGTTCCAGCAACACCCCATCGGGGTGGAAGTCGACAGCGTGCCGTCGTTCTACCTGACCTCGGTGTTCAATGGCATGCTCAGCGCCAGGACCCGCCATTACCCCAGCGTTGCCAAAGCCTTTGGGGCCATGCAGGCCGGGGAGGTCGACGCTGTCATGGCCATGCGCGGGGAAGTCGACTGGCAAGTGCATGAGGCGGCCGATCCGCAACTGGCACTGGCGGAGAATGCCTATCCGAACATGGGCAAGCAACGCTGGGAAATCGGCATGGCGGTGCATGAAAGCAACCGTCAGTTGGCCTATGCGGTGGAAGAGGCGCTGGAAGGCTTGATCCGCGACGGCAGCCTCAAGGCAATGTATGCCCGCTATGGCCTGCGCTACGAAGTACCCGAGATGTACCAATAG
- the pedF gene encoding cytochrome c-550 PedF yields the protein MTTKRNAIIATALLMGLTGAGSAWAHGNVVPQAVETKGLTPIKDTNLPLDADGWAAQNPYRNSPERDKAVEIGASAYNQNCAACHGLEAKSGGIAPDLRMLDAAEAGDEWFVERVRHGAVRDGRVYMPKMADYLSQEALWAVRTYLDSVHVEE from the coding sequence ATGACAACAAAACGCAACGCCATCATCGCGACCGCATTACTGATGGGGCTGACCGGCGCAGGCTCCGCATGGGCCCATGGCAACGTAGTGCCCCAAGCAGTGGAAACCAAGGGTCTGACTCCGATCAAGGACACCAACTTGCCGTTGGATGCCGATGGATGGGCTGCCCAGAACCCGTATCGCAATTCCCCCGAGCGTGACAAAGCCGTGGAAATCGGTGCCTCGGCCTACAATCAGAACTGCGCGGCCTGCCATGGCCTGGAGGCCAAGTCCGGCGGGATCGCCCCGGACCTGCGCATGCTCGACGCCGCCGAAGCCGGCGATGAGTGGTTTGTCGAGCGCGTGCGCCACGGTGCGGTGCGCGACGGCCGGGTCTACATGCCGAAAATGGCCGACTACCTGAGTCAGGAAGCCTTGTGGGCGGTGCGCACCTATCTCGACAGCGTGCACGTCGAGGAGTGA